The Desulfovibrio legallii genome segment GCCATCTTTTCCACGGGCAACGATACGGAAGTGTTCATGCACCTTCTGGTGCGGGCCCTGCGCCACAACGATATGCCCGGAGCCATCAAGGAGGCCTGCGCCCGCGTGCGCGGGGCCTACTGCCTGCTGGTCATGGTGGACGGGGTGCTGGCGGCCGTGCGCGATCCCCTGGGCTTCCATCCCCTGGCCATGGGCCGCAAAAACGGCAGCGTGGTCTTTGCCTCCGAAACCTGCGCCTTTGACCTCCTGGAGGCCGAATACGAACGCAGCGTGGAGCCGGGTGAGATCGTTATTGCGGATAAAACCGGCGTGCGCAGCGAGTGGCTGCTGGGCCAGCGCCCCGCCCACAAGCGGCAGTGCATCTTTGAGCTGGTCTACTTTGCCCGGCCCGATTCTTACGTTTTTGACGAGCAGGTTTACCTCTGCCGCAAAAAAATGGGCTGGAACCTGGCGGAAGAATCCGCCCCGGATGTGGATTACGTTATGCCCTTCCCGGATTCGGGCGTCTACCCGGCCCTGGGCTTTGCCCAGCGCTCCGGCCTGCCGTATGAGCATGCCATGATCCGCAACCACTATGTGGGCCGCACCTTCATCCAGCCTTCGCAGAGCATGCGCAGCTTCGGCGTGCGGGTCAAAATCAACCCCGTGCGGGCCATGATCGAGGGAAAACGCCTTTGCATCATTGACGATTCCATCGTGCGCGGCACCACCATGACCACCAGGGTCAAAAAACTGCGCGAGCTGGGCGCCAAAGAAGTGCATATCCGCATCTCCTGTCCGCCCGTAAAGTTCCCCTGCCACTA includes the following:
- the purF gene encoding amidophosphoribosyltransferase, with the translated sequence MIKHECGVFGIYDHEDAARLAYFALYAQQHRGQESAGIVTCDAAGVHEHKGMGLVPDVFAEADLQALTGRIAVGHVRYSTTGRSVSANAQPFLVRYKGHDVALAHNGNLVNAGELREDLENEGAIFSTGNDTEVFMHLLVRALRHNDMPGAIKEACARVRGAYCLLVMVDGVLAAVRDPLGFHPLAMGRKNGSVVFASETCAFDLLEAEYERSVEPGEIVIADKTGVRSEWLLGQRPAHKRQCIFELVYFARPDSYVFDEQVYLCRKKMGWNLAEESAPDVDYVMPFPDSGVYPALGFAQRSGLPYEHAMIRNHYVGRTFIQPSQSMRSFGVRVKINPVRAMIEGKRLCIIDDSIVRGTTMTTRVKKLRELGAKEVHIRISCPPVKFPCHYGIDFSSRGELIAAQHSLPEITRRLGADSLHYLSVEGLLGSVSHPEDYCLACFTGDYPVPCEECGGKFRFDAPCGQR